The Burkholderia latens genome segment CTGGCTCACCGCGATCGCGCTGACCGGCGCCGCCGCGATCGCCGTGTGCGCGCTGGTGCTGAATGTCAGCGAATCGCGCAGTGCCGACGCAAAGCTCAAGCAGCTCGCGCAGCGCGTCGTCGAATCGCAGGAGCAGGAGCGCGAACGGCTGTCGCGCGAGTTGCATGACGGGATCAGCCAGATGATGGTGTCTGCGAAGCTGATGCTCGAATCCGCGCTCGCGCGCTTCGAGCGCGGCGCGACACGCATGCCCGAAGCCGAGCAGGCGCTCGCGTCGGGCGTCGGGCGGCTCGGCGACACGTTGCGCGAAGTGCGGCGCATCTCGCATGCGCTGCGCCCGGCGATGCTCGACGATCTCGGCCTCGCGGCCGCGCTCGAACAACTGGTGCGCGAACTCGGCACGGAAAGCGGCATCGACATCGGCTATACGCAGGTCGCGCACAGCGGCGCGCGGCCGCTACCTGCGGCGGTCAACACGGCGCTGTTCCGGATCGCGCAGGAAGCGCTCAGCAACATCGTGCATCATGCGCAGGCGTCGCGCGCGGCCGTCACGCTCGATGTCGGCGCGCATGCGGTCACGCTGACCATCGCCGACAACGGCTGCGGCTTCGATGCCGAACGGACGCAGACCGATGCGCGCCGCGGCATCGGGCTGCGCAACATGCGCGAGCGCCTCGATGCGCTCGGCGGCACGCTGACGATCGCGTCGCAGGTTGGCCACACCGTCGTTGCCGCGCGCGTGCCGCTGCGCGCCGCCGCCTGACGGTGCGCGCCCCTAACCGGAGACTCTTGCCCATGAGCGCCCCCGACACCGCCCGGCCCGCTGCCCGCCTGCTACTCGTCGACGATCACCCGCTGGTACGCGACGGGTTGCGGATGCGGCTCGAGGCAGCCGACTTGTCCGTGGTCGGCGAAGCCGGCAACGCCGACGAGGCGCTCGCGCTCGCCGCGTCGCTCGAACCCGATCTCGCGCTGATGGACGTCGGCATGAACGGGATGAACGGGATCACGCTCGCCGGCGTGTTCCACGAGCGCTTCCCGGGCATTCGCGTGCTGATGCTGTCGATGCACGACAACGTCGAATACGTGACGCAGGCCGTGCGAGCCGGCGCGAGCGGTTATCTGCTGAAGGATTCGCCAGCGAGCGAGATCGTGCGCGCGATCGGCGCGGTGCTGGCCGGCCAGACGTTCTTCAGCGAAGGGCTCGCCGCGCGGATGATCCAGGCGAGCGCGACCGCGTCGCCGCTCGACCGGTTGACGCCGCGCGAACGCGACATCCTCGATGCGCTGGCCGAGGGGCTGTCGAGCAAGCAGATCGCGCAGCAGACGGGGCTGTCGGTGCGCACGGTGGAAACGCACCGGCTCAATCTCAAACGCAAGCTCGAAATCGAAGGGCAGGCGGAACTGATCAAGTTCGCGGTCGAGCATCGGCGGCGGTAGGCGGTCTTCCGACTGCTCGCACCGCGCGCGATTCGCCCCTCCAAAGCACTTGCAGACTCGCTGGGTCAGCATCCCGCAGTGGCAATCGCCGCTCGACCGACCCGCGAATAGAAAAGGCGCCCGGAGGCGCCTTTCATGCATCCAGACTTCGCGCGTCGACGCTCAATTCGTCCGCGAATTGTGCTTCTGCAGATACGCGATCAGCGCGTCGACGCCGCCCGATGCGAGCTGGCTCTTGAACTGGCCCTGATATACCTGGATCAACCACGCGCCCGACATGTCGATGTCGTAGATCTTCCAGTCGTTGCCGACCTTGCCGAGCCGGTAGCCGACCGACTGGCTGTCGCCCGGCGTCGTGACCGTCGACTGCACCAGCGCATCGGCGCCCGACGCGCCGCCGGCCTTGAACGAGAACTTCGCATCCTGGTTGCCGAGCTGCGCGAGCGACGCCGCATAGGTGCGCGTCATCAGCAGCTTGAACTGCTTGTACAGCTCCTGCTGCTGTTGCGGTGTCGCCTGCTTCCACGCGTCGCCGACGGCGATGCGGGTCGTGCGTTCGAAATTCGTCGCCGGCAGGAAGCGCTGCTCGACGACTTGCGTGACTTTCGCCATGTCGCCGCCGCGCGCGGCCGGGTCGGCCTTCATCGCGTTGACGGTGCCCTCGACCGCACTGCGGACGACGTCGACCGGCGCGCTCTGCGCGAAAGCGGAAACCGACACGGCTGCGGCCGCGATGAAAGCAAACAGATGACGTTTCATACTGATATTCGCACTCGATGAGAAAAAACGGCCGGCAAAATCGCATGCGTTGCATCGGCCGGTGGGTCGAAGTATAGCGGCCCCCACGCGCGCCTGCCGCGCGGTGACCGACTGTTACCTTTGATCCCCCTTTGTCACAGAGCCTTCGCCGCGGCGCTCCGCGCCGATTATGTAAGCGTCCCCTTACCAATCATCCGATCTTTGGCGCCGATTCTCGCGAAGCGGAGCAAATATCCTTCCCGCCCTTTTACGTAGCGACGTCGCGACCGACGCCACGTTGCGCCGGTATACTCGTTGCTTTGCCCTTGCCAGCCCCTCCGCACCGCCACATGGTGACATCTCTCATCGTCCGACTCGTCGCATGGTCGGTCCGCCGCCCCGTCTGGGTCGTCGTGCTGTCGCTCGTCATTGCCGCGTTCAGCGGCGTCTATGTCGCGCAGCACTTCAAGATCAACACGGACATCAGCAAGCTCGTCGATGCCGAGCCGCAATGGGCCGCGCTCAGCAAGGCCGTCGACGCAGCGTTCCCGCAACGCAACGGCACGATCCTCGCGGTGGTCGAAGCGCCCGCGCCCGAATTCGCGACCGCCGCCGCGCACGCGCTCACCGACGCGCTGCAGAAGCAAACCGACGCCGGCCATATCGGTCAGGTCGGCGAACCCGGCGGCGGCCCGTTCTTCGAGCACAACGGGCTGCTGTTCCTGTCGCCGCAGGAGGTGTCGGATACGACGTCCCAGCTCGCGAGCGCGCGGCCGCTCGTCAACGAACTCGCGAAGAACCCGAGCCTCACCGGGCTCGCGACCACGCTGTCCACCACGCTCGGCCAGCCGCTGTTGACCGGGCAGGTCAAGCTGCCGGCGATGGCGAAGCTGCTCGCGCGCAGTGCCGCGACCGTCGACGACGTGCTGGCCGGCAAGCCGGCCGCATTCTCCTGGCGCGGGCTGGTCGACAGCGACGCCGCACGCCAGCCGGCGCGCGCATTCGTCACCGTGCAGCCGGTCGTGAACTACGGCGCGCTGAAGGCCGGCGCGGCCACGAGCGAGGTGATCCGCGACACCGCGCGCACGCTCGATCTGGAAAAACGCTACGGCGCGGTCGTGCGCCTGACCGGCGAACAGCCGCTCGCCGACGACGAATTCGCGTCGGTCGAAGACGGCGCCGCGCTCAACGGCGTGCTCACGCTGCTCGCCGTGCTCGTGATCCTGTGGCTCGCGCTGCGCTCGAAGCGAATGATCGGATCGGTGCTCGTCACGCTGTTCGTCGGCCTCGTCGTGACCGCCGCGCTCGGCCTTGCGATGGTCGGTTCACTGAACATGATCTCGGTCGCGTTCATGGTGCTGTTCGTGGGCCTCGGCGTCGACTTCTCGATCCAGTACGGCGTGAAGTACCGCGAGGAACGCTTCCGCGATCCGCGCATCGATCACGCGCTGATCGGGGCCGCGCACTCGATGGGCATGCCGCTCGCGCTCGCGACCACGGCCGTCGCGGCGAGCTTTTTCTCGTTCATCCCGACCGCGTATCGCGGCGTGTCCGAGCTCGGGCTGATCGCGGGCGTCGGGATGTTCGTCGCGCTGTTGACCACGCTCACACTGCTGCCCGCGCTGCTCCGCCTGTTCGCGCCGCCCGGCGAATCGAAGACGCCCGGGTTTCCGTGGCTCGCGCCGGTCGACGATTTCCTCGATCGCCATCGCAAGCCGATCCTCATCGGCACGCTCGCGGTCGTGATCGGCGCGCTGCCGCTGCTCGCGTTCCTGCACTTCGACTTCAATCCGCTGCACCTGAAGGATCCGCACAGCGAATCGATGGCGACGCTGCTCGCGCTGAAGGATTCGCCGGAAGCCGCGGTCAACGACGTCACGCTGCTCGCGCCGTCGCTCGCCGAAGCCGACGCGGCCGCGAAGCGCCTCGACGCGCTGCCGGAGGTCGGTCGCACGACGACGCTCACGACTTTCGTGCCGGCCGACCAGCCGGCCAAGCGCGCGGCGATCGCCACGGCTGCGAGCGAACTGCTGCCCGCGCTGACGCAGCCGGCCGCGCCGCCCGCGACCGACGCGCAGCGCGTCGCCGCGCTCAAGCGCGTGTCGGACCTGCTGAGCTATGCGGCGGAAGATCACCCGGGGCCGGGCGCGCCGGCCGCGCAGCATCTGTCGGCATCGCTCGCGAAGCTGGCCGCGGCCGACAGCGCGACGCGCGATCGCGCGGAACGCGCGTTCTCGGACACGCTGCGCATCGCACTCAACCAGCTCGCGACGCTGCTGCAGCCGCAGGAGATCACGCGCGAATCGCTGCCGCCGCAGCTGGTGCGCGACTGGGTCGCGCCGGACGGCCACGCGCTCGTGCAGATCTCGCCGAAGGTGCCCAAGGGCGTCGACCCGAACGACGACACGATGCTGCGCCGCTTCGCGAAGGCCGTGAAGGCGGCGGACCCGGGCGCGACCGGCGGTCCGATCTCGATCCTGCATTCGGCCGAGACGATCATCAACGCGTTCCTGCATGCGGCGCTGTGGTCGATCATCTCGATCACCATCCTGCTGTGGATCACGTTGCGCCGCTTCGGCGACGTGCTGCGCACGCTGGTGCCGCTGCTCGTGTCCGGGCTCGTCACGCTCGAGATGTGCGTGGTGCTCGGCATGTCGCTGAACTTCGCGAACATCATCGCGCTGCCGCTGATGCTCGGCGTCGGCGTCGCGTTCAAGGTGTACTTCGTGATGGCATGGCGCGCGGGGCAGACTGGCCTGCTGCACTCGAGCCTCACGCACGCGGTGCTGTTCAGCGCCGCGACGACGGCAACCGCTTTCGGCAGCCTGTGGCTGTCGCATCATCCGGGCACGTCGAGCATGGGCAAACTGCTTGCGCTGGCGTTGACCTGCACGCTGATCGGCGCCGTGGTGTTTCAGCCTGTCCTGATGGGCAAACCGCGCGTCAAACGCGCCAAGAACCAATCGCAAGGAAACAATGAATAAGGTGCGAATCATTGCGGCGACCGTCGCAGCCAGCGCGGTGCTCAGCGGCTGCGCGACGGGCCCGAACCGCAACCCCAACGACCCGCTCGAGCCGATGAACCGCGCGATGTACAAGTTCAACGACACGGTCGACACGAACATCGCGGTGCCGATCGCGAAGGGATACCAGAAGATCACGCCGACGCCGGTGCGCACCGCGATCAGCAACTTCTTCTCGAACCTCGGCGATCTCGGCAACATGGCGAACAACCTGTTGCAGCTGCGCATCACGGATGCGACGCAGGACCTGATGCGCGTGGCGATGAACTCGGTGTTCGGCGTCGGCGGCCTGATCGACATCGCGACGCCGGCCGGCCTGCCGAAGCATCACCAGGACTTCGGGCTGACGATGGCGCGCTGGGGCATGCCGTCGGGCCCGTACCTCGTGTTGCCGGTGTTCGGCCCAAGCACGATTCGCGACGGCGTCGGCCGCGCGGTGGACGTCCGCTTCAACCTGCTCAACTACATCGAGCCGGCCGTGCGCAATCCGATGTACATCGCGCAGTTCATCAGCGCGCGCTCGGACCTGCTCGGCGCAACCGATTTGCTGAAGCAGGCGGCGCTCGATCCGTATTCGTTCGTCCGCGATGCGTATCTGCAGCAACGCAAGTCGCTCACGTATCGCGGGCAGTCGGCGTCGACCGCGGTGCCGAACTACGCGGAGCCGGGTGAAGCCGGCGCGGTGCCGGCCGCGACGCCCGCCATGCCGGGCGGCTTGCCGAACTATGAGGATCCGGGTGAGTCGGGAGGCGCATCGGGCGCAACGCCGAACAATGCGCCGGCCGCACCGGGCCTGCCGCAGTACGACGATCCGGGTGCGGGCGCGGCAGCGCCCGCGAGTGCGCCTGCTGCGGCATCGGCGGCTGCGCCGACCGGTGCAACGACCGCACCTGCCGCGAACGGCGCGCCCATCGCGCCGGCCGTGCCGACGCCGCCCGCAAGCGCTCCGGCCGCGCAGTAGCGCGGCCACGCCGTCTGCCGGAACGACAAGGAGCGCTGCATCATGCAGCGCTCTTTTTTTGCGCGTCCGCGAAACGAAAAAGAGGAGGGGAGAAGCGCAGCGGGAAAGCGGCGAGCGCCGCTCAGACGATCCGCATCGCGCCCGCACGCTCGAACGCGTGCCGCGCCTGTATCAGCGTCGTGCGCGCTGCGCGCGCATCGCCCGCGACCTGCAGCAGCGGACCAAGCTGCGACGGCTGCTTCAGCAGCTCGCGCAAAATCGGCAGGATCGCGGTGCTGCCGTCGTCGCGCAGGCCGGCCGTCGCCGCGCGCGGCAGCGTGCGCCACGCGGGATCGACGATCGCGCGACACACCGCGAACGGCACGCCGCGCGACGCGGCGAAGGCCGCCGCGATATGCGATTCCATGTCGACGGCGAGCGCGCCCTTCGCACGATGCAGCGACGTCTTTTCCTGCTCGCTGACCACCGGCGCGCCAACTGCCGCCATCGTGCCGCGCGTGACGCGCGCCCACACCGGCGTGTCGTGCAGCGCGGCGACGAGGCGGGCGCTCCAGCCCGGATCGGTCGGCACGCGGCCGAACGGGCCGTCGATCGCGTCCGCGATCACGAGCGCGCCGGGCGCGAGCTCGGGCGCGAGCCCGCCCGCGGTGCCGAAGCTGACGATGCCCGCGCAACCGCGTGCGGTCGCTTCGGCCAGCGCGCGCTCGAGCCGGTCGGCCCGCGCGGCGAACACCGCCTCGACGCCGTGACCGCGCGCAATGCGCGCCTCGAACGCCATCCCCGTGACGGCGATGACGGGCAGCGTGCCGTTGTGCTGCGTCGCCGGCACGCGTTACATCCCGACCGTCACGCGCGTCGCATTCGCGCGCTTCAGGTTGCGATAACGCGCAAGCGCCCACAGCGGGAAGAACTTGCGATAGCCGTGATAGCGCAGGTAGAACACGCGCGGGAAACCGGTCGCCGTGAAGCGCGTCTCGTCCCACAGGCCTTCGTCGTTTTGCTGCGCGATCAGGTAGTCGACGCCGCGTGCGACAGCCGGGTTGTTCACCTCGCCGGCCGCCATCAGTCCGAGCAGCGCCCAGGCCGTCTGCGACGCCGTGCTCGGCGCCTGCTCGTAGCCGCGGTAGTTCAGCTTGTAGCTGTCGCCGTCCTCCCCCCAGCCGCCGTCCTTGTTCTGGATCGACAGCAGCCACTGCGCGCCGCGCTTCATGCGCGGATCGTCCGGCGTCAGGCCGGCCGCGTTCAGCGCGCAAAGGGCCGTCCATGTGCCGTATACGTAGTTCATCCCCCAGCGGCCGTACCAGCTGCCGTCCGGCTCCTGTTCCTTCAGCATGTAGTCGAGCGCGCGACGGGCCGGCTCGCTGTTCAGCGGCGTCTCGCCGAGTTGCGACAGCATCGACAGGCAGCGGCCCGACACGTCGGCGGTCGGCGGATCGAGCAGTGCGCCGTGATCCGAGAACGGAATGTTGTTCAGGTAGTACTGCGTGTTCTCCGGTTCGAACGCGCCCCAGCCGCCGTCGCTGCTCTGCATGCCGACCACCCATTCGCGCGCACGCGCCATCGATTCGCGATACGTGTCCGTCTGCTTGAGCTTCTGAGCGCGGTCCATCGCCATCACGACCACAGCGGTGTCGTCGACGTCCGGATAGTGCGCATTCGCGTACTGAAACGCCCAGCCGCCCGGCCGGACGTTCGGCCGGCGCGAGATCCAGTCGCCGCGCACGTCGAGAATCTGCAGCGGGCGCAGCCAATCGAGGCCGCGCAGTACGGCCTCTTCCGCACGCGCGTCGCCGGTTTCGAGCAGCGCATGCGCGGCGAGCGACGTGTCCCACACCGGCGACAGGCACGGCTGGCAATACGCTTCGTCCTCGTGCACGACGAGCAGTTTCTCGACCGACTTGCGCGCGATCGCGCGATTCGGATGATCTTCAGCGTAGCCGAGCACGTCGTACATCATCACCGCGTTGGCCATCGCCGGATAGATCGCGCCCAGGCCGTCCTCGCCGTTCAGGCGCTCGTCGACGAACGCCACCGCCTGACGGATCGCGCGTTCGCGCGTGTAGCTGGGGAACAGCCCGTCGACCGCGCGCAACGCATGATCGACCACGCGGAAGAACGCGAACCAGCCAGGGCTCTGGTGACCCTGGCGCGGCAGCAGCCCCGCGTTGACGGGCGGGTCGATGAACAGCTCGTCGATACGCACGCCGCGCGGGTTCTTTGCGAGCGGGCGCTTTGCATTCAGCACCAGCAGCGGCACGATCACCGTGCGCGCCCAGTACGACACCTTCGACAGATGGAACGGGAACCACTGCGGCAGCAGCATGATTTCGACCGGCATCATCGGCACCGCGCGCCACGGGATCGCACCGTACAGCGCGAGCTGGATCCGCGTGAACACGTTCGACATCTCCGCGCCGCCCATCGCATGGATCGCCCGGCGCGCACGCTGCATGTGCTCGGCGTTCTCGTCGTCGCCGATCACCTTCAGCGCGAAATACGCCTTCACGCTCGCGCTGATGTTCGGTGCGCCGTCGGTGAACAGCGGCCAGCCGCCGTCGGCCTGCTGGATGCGGCGCAGATAGCGGCCGATCTTCTGTTCGAGCTCGAGGTTCGGCGTCTCGCCGAGATAGTGGACGAGCAGTACGTATTCGGCCGGAATCGTCGAATCGGCCTCCAGTTCGTAGACCCAGTGTCCGTCCGCGTTCTGCGCGGCCAACAGCGCGTCGGTCGCGCGCGCGACGGCCGTGTCGAGCGAGGCCGGCACGGTGCCGGCGGACAGGGTAGCCATTTCGGTGAGATCGTTCATCGGTCCCTCTGTTGCTTATTGTGTCTGGAGCACGTCCGCGGCCAGTTGGCCGGAACGGATCGCGCCCTCGATCGTGGCGGGCAGGCCGGTGGCAATCCAGTCGCCCGCCAGCACGAGATTGGTCCAGCGCGTACGCACGGCCGGACGTTTCATTTCCTGCGACGGCACCGCCGCAAAACCCGCGCGCGGCTCGACGACGAGCTGCCACGCGGGGATGGCTTCGGCATTCGCGCCCGTCACGCGCGCGACGTCGTCCCAAATACGCTGCGCAAGCGCGTCGCGCGGCATGTCGAGCCAGCGGCCCGCATCGCGGATCGATGCCGCGAGCGTGCCGTCGCCGGTGCGCATCGCATCGACGATGCCGTTGACGACGGTCGTCTGCTGCGGAGGACCGTCGTGCGTGTCGGCGGCGAAATACGCGGTCACGACCGCGCCGAACGTATCGGGCGCCGTGAGGTCCGGCACCAGCGGTTGCGCAACCTCCGGCGGCACGGCCAGCACGACCGCGTCGCCCGGCGCGAGATCGACGCGTTCGCCGCCGATCGTGATCGCGTCGACCGCATTGCCATGCGCGCCGAACTCGAATGCATTGAGGCGCGAGTTCAGCCGTATTTGCGCGCCGCCATGCTGCAGCATCCGCAGCGCCGGTTCGACGAACGCGCTGCCGAGCCCCTGGCGCGCGACGAGCGGCCGGCAGCCCGGCCCGCCCGCCGAGAACGCGCCCCACAGCGCCGCTCGTGCGAGCTCGGCGCTCGCATGGCGCGGCTCGACGTTCAGCACGCCGACGAGAAACGGCCTCAGCCAGCGATCCCACAGCACGCCGTCGCATCGCATCGTCTGCGCGAGCGAGCGGCCGGTGCGCGCGAATGCGAGCGGCGCGAGCGCCAGGTAGTCGAGCGGCGTGGTGCCGGGCGCACGCGAGGCGGCATCGAACAGCCACGACGGCCAGCGTCCGTTGCCGAAGCGCAGCGTCCAGCGCTGCTGCGACGCGGCGTCGACCACTGGATATTCGGACAGCGCGGGCCCGACGAGCAGATCGGCCGCGCCCGTCGCGCGCAGGTAGCGCTGCGTCGCGGGCTGACCCGCGAAGATCTGATGCAGCCCGCTGTCGAGCGTCGTGTTCAACGTGCCGTCGAACCACGTGCGGCAACGGCCGCCCGCATGCGCACGCGCGTCGTGCAGCACGATCCGCCGCCCGCGGCGTTGCAGCTCGACGGCGGCCGACAGCCCCGCGAGTCCTGCACCGATCACGTGGACGGTTCTGGGCATCGGCTCAGAACAGCGCGTAGCGCGCCGCGATCATCAGCATGCGCGCCTTCGGCTTGCGCAGCGGGGCACGCGGATAAGCGAAGCCGCGCGCGATCGCAGCGTCGAGAATGCAGCGATAAGCGCCCGACATGATGCGCGGCGCCTTCACCTGCGCGCGCGCGCAGGTGTCCATCACGGCGTCCGCTTCGCGGAAGTGCGCGATCGCCCGTTCGACGAGCGTCGCGCACACGCGCGGCAGCGCCGGATCGCGCGCGATCGTCGCCGGATCGGTGATCGCGATGCCTTCCCGCGCGAGCAGCTCGCGCGGCAGATAGCAACGGTTGATTGCCGCATCGTCGTCGATGTCGCGCAGGATGTTCGTCAGTTGCAGCGCACGGCCGAGATGGTGCGACAGCTTGATGCCTTCCGCGTCGGGGATCCCGAAAATCCTCACCGACAGGCGGCCGGCCGCGCTCGCGACGCGATCGCAGAACAGATCGAGCGTCGGCTCGTCGGGCGCGCAGATGTCTTCGGCGGCGTCCATCGCCATCCCGTCGATCATTGCGTGGAAGTCGTCGCGCTGCAGGTTGAACGCGCGAATTTCGCGCTCAAGCGCGATCAAATGCCGCGGCGGACGGCCGGCAAAGCACGCGTCGATATCCGCGCGCCAGCGATCGAGGCCCGCGTTGCGCTCGGCGCGCGGCAAATCGCTGTCGGCGATGTCGTCGACCGCGCGGCAAAACGCATAGACCTGGAACATCGCGTCGCGCTGCACCGCCGGCAGAATGCGCATTGCCAGATAGAAAGAACTGCCCGATGTGACGGCAGCGGCGTCGGTTTCTTGTTCGTCCACGACGAGATTGGAAACGGCCAAGACGAGCTCCACGGAGGCACCCACGCGGGGCGATTGAAGAAGCCATGCCCGGCTGGGTTGGTCAGGGCGTCAAATGCGTGCGAGATATGCGAACGATCGACGCAGACAGGCACAAATTACCGGCCGGAAGCCGGAATTGGGCGAAAGTATAGCAATCTTTGAAGTTCGATGGCGGCCTCGCGCCGGGCGGGCGCCGGGCGCGTACCCGCGGGCCGGCGCGGACGGCGGTGGCCATCAGCGCGGCTGGCCGCCCCCTCAGCCGTAGACGATGTCGCGCTGCAGGTCGAGCGCGATGAGGCCCATTTCGCGGGTCAGCTGCAGCATGGAGCGGCGCTCGAGCCGCGAGCCCATGAAGCTCGTCACGCGCCCGTCCGGCTCCACGGTGAACTGGAACAACGCGCTGCCGGTGCCGAACCACGCGCCCGGCACGTCCGGCGATTCATGCCAGTCGATCGCGTCGAATACGCTGGCGATTCCCGCACGCACGGCGTCGCCGGGGCCGATCGGCGGCGCGACGTCGCCCAGGTCGTCGAGCGAATAGGGGCCGGGTTTGTCCGGCTTCCGGTAGAAGAGATAGTCGACGTTCATGGGGCGCAAAGGGGACGAAAGCGTCAAATTAGCGCGCTTCGCGACAAATTCAAATCAGATCGAGACGAAATGTGGCCTGTACGAGACAGAAGCGCGGTTTCGCGCGACCCCGCGCGTCGATGCTTGGACGTGCGCGGCTTCGTCTAAGATGAACATCTTTCCCGAACGACACGGACATCATGGAGACGAACGTAACCGCCACCCCGCAGTCCGATCATCCCGTTTTCGTGCTCGTGCACGGCGCGTGGCACGGCGCGTGGTGCTACACGCACGTCGCGGCCGCGCTCGCCGCGCGCGGCTATCTGTCGATCGCGCGCGACCTGCCCGCGCACGGCGTCCATGCCCGCTTTCCCGCATCGTATCTCGACAGGCCGCTCGACAAGGATGCGTTCGGCGCCGAGCCGTCGCCGGTCGC includes the following:
- the hpnD gene encoding presqualene diphosphate synthase HpnD, with product MAVSNLVVDEQETDAAAVTSGSSFYLAMRILPAVQRDAMFQVYAFCRAVDDIADSDLPRAERNAGLDRWRADIDACFAGRPPRHLIALEREIRAFNLQRDDFHAMIDGMAMDAAEDICAPDEPTLDLFCDRVASAAGRLSVRIFGIPDAEGIKLSHHLGRALQLTNILRDIDDDAAINRCYLPRELLAREGIAITDPATIARDPALPRVCATLVERAIAHFREADAVMDTCARAQVKAPRIMSGAYRCILDAAIARGFAYPRAPLRKPKARMLMIAARYALF